In Aricia agestis chromosome 21, ilAriAges1.1, whole genome shotgun sequence, the sequence tacacaaataataataataaaaataataataaccttcAGGCTTCGGCTTAGTAACCACCTCTTGTTTATTCTGCATCTCGCGGAGATGCTCCACAGTGAGCCGGTGCTCATCCAGCTCAATACGGGTGGGCATCTCCTTGTGGCATCCAGCGCAGGTCGGATGGAGGTACTTCTTGAGCTTGCGGTGGCCTACCGTGGTGCGATGGATGGCTCCGTCCGCTGCGTACATGTCACACATAGCACAGTAGAAGTCGCGAGGTGGGTGCTGCCCGGTTTTCCGTGTACGCTTGATCTCACGTATCTGAGGGTGaaagaattattaaaatgtttactcTAGTATCTGTTCGGTATAATGTGGTCACTAGCTGCCGcaactcagagtggaacattatttacttaattgtaattaattcaaaatttttacataagcGCTCTTAAAGACGAACGGTGCGTGTCGGCGACaatcggcggcacgtgtcggcggcagtcgacggcacgtgtcggcggcagtcggcggcagttTATGACGCATGCAGGGGGCCTATCACGACCTTCCCTAAAACTTTTATGTTTTCAGAACATTTTGTCGTATTACAATCACATTACCatactcactttttaaatataattttactaaaaaacggtaaaaaaagcaaaacattgttaaatctgctgtgaaatatcaactttttttaagatcgctagcttgactttaaagtaatattgtttatctgtcaaacgatgtcgcttagtagaggtggtaggccccctgttgtgacgtaccgccaaAAGGTAAGCATTCACAGGttggtatcgtacgcaacggacggcTCGCATCAatcggataattttttcacagtacgtccTCTGAATTGGCAGCGTACGAATTACcaacattatctgtcaaactctttattaaattcaaggttaatcgtaattaaatgtctctgagtatggcggtaagaaatacaaaaaaataatttaattttaaacttagaATTATTTGCTCTGCTTTTTCGTCCTTAGAACTGAATAAAGCTTAAAAAATTTGGGAGCATTAGGAGTATGGTATAGTCTTTAGGagtatatttatagtttttatactGTGAACATCCATATTGTGAATTAAGACTGTGCTACGCCCATCTGCCTTGCTCTAAAAAGCGATGCGACGCGATTTTACAATAACTATtgtttcacagaatccttattATTACAACATCTGCAATTTATCAACCCATctgttaaaaaaaacaacaaaaaggtcaaaaacatcaacataatattataccttaaACTCCTGCCTCATGGTATCCGCAGTGAGGGCATAGCTCTCAGCCGTCTTCTGCATCATGATGGCATGGGCTCGGCCACTCAGATGGTTCTCGAAGGAGCGTCCATCCCACATGCTCTTGTTGCAGATGTGGCAGCGAAGGAGCTGGGGGTTGATGTCATCATAGCGAGTCTTCGGGGCCTCCTTTTGTTCCTTGCTAGCTTCACCTTCGGTTTCCTTTTCATCGCTGTAAGAAGTGCTCAGATATTGTATTAATTTGAAAGGAATATCAAGTTTACTCTCTGCAATATGAACAGAAAAACAATGTGTGGTAGTAAATAGAATAGGCATAGCTTGGTAGAAATCCATAGCACAAAATATATTCGCTtgccttatttttattttacataatgtaGCACACATGTGGGCTTCATACCTTGTGACTGTGACTTTTTGCAACAATGTTTAGCtgagtctgtcagtctgtccgtccatGTTTAATAGGGATGTTTCCAAAGTCAAAGATTAgcagatttttaataaaataaagattacaGTATAAAACATTTTCTATAATTTCAGTTTCTAAAATTTCAGCttaattaataactttgtaCTCATAaattagttataaaaaaaattaaaactattcaTACTTTTACCTTGATGATGTAAAATAGACTAGTCAATACAAAAGTACTTTTACATGGAAGAGTTTATAAAAGATTGTTACCACTTTTGCATTGACAACCCCAATAGCATGCAATCTAAATAGAAGTTGATGCATAACATCGGATACATGTCTTACGTACAAGACAATTTCAACAAAACTTATCCATAGACACTCTATGGTTGAAAGAAGCACGTTTTATATCTCCGAAACGGAGGTACAGATTCGCCAATACGGCCAAATTTGCCAGTGAACGTAAGTTATGCTGAAATGGTTGCGGGGATCGGAAACTCGGTACTAGGCACTAGCACCGGAAGGAAGCTCCTTACCTCGCCTTAACTTTTGGCTTTGGATCGGCCTCCTTTCTCTGGGCGTTCTTGTTGGGTTGCCTTGGGCCATCGTTAGGCCTGAACGGCTTACGGTTCGTGTTGATACGCTCACCAGCCCGATTGTAATTGCCCGTACGACGGAAATTACCCTGATTGCCCATCTAAAGGGAATTGACAAGTGTTAGTACGAAACAGCCGTATTGGCCTTAGAAAGGACATTTGACGTCAGCCAAATGTCGAATTACCTGAAAACTTATAGAAAGTGTAAACAAGAAATCAAGTACACATTGTATAAAGGGATGAGTTGTATTCACAGGTAGTAAGAGAGAAATTAATTTGTACTGTTCCGAAATAGAGAGTTTAGTATTCTAAAAGTTAAGAGATTTGTCTGATCACAAACATTTTTCAAAGAGAATTTtcgattttgaaataaaatgccACATCAATATAGCATTAAATGTTACAAAAGACAAGAGACATTTGTTAACTTTCCAGAGAAAAACTTTTACGGAGAACTAAGTTTTTGGAGAAATATGTACTTTGTCAAAATGGGGATGTACTTACCCGATTGGGGGGGTAACCACGATCATACCGACCCATGTTAGGCCCAAAGTCGCGTCTCATGGGCATGTCTAGGAGGGAAGGGACAGGATTCTGGCGGGGTTGGAGGAGGTTGATGATGTTGCTCGCCAAAGCCAGGGTAGCCTCAGTGGAGCCCCCGGCTAGCGGGAGCAGGTTCGGGAGATCGTTCCCGGGGCCTCCGCCCTGCCATGGCGATACGCCGCTCCGGAAATTCTTGTTTCGGTCATTACGACCGAAATCCATGCGGCGATTGCCTGGCTGCGGTCTTCGGTTTGCCATGTTGAACTGAGGAGAAAATAACACGTTTATGATCGCCAATGGCGTTGGTACCGGCTACGGGCTAACCAAGGGCTATCTGTTCTTTTCTatcttgataaaatatataatcacTTACTTGGTTCGGGTGGGTAATCCAAGACTTTGTTTACACGAAGAAAGGTTGATAGTttttgcttttaaatggtgCACTAATATTTACGCACAATTTGTTATTGTAGACGATAAATTTCTCTAAAAATCCGAGAGAAAATGGCCGACAGCTCACAGCAAGCCGTGCAAATTTTTGACGCCATTTTGACGGCCACCGACGACATTAAATGACAGTACTACATCgtcttctttcttttttttcttattatggcacttcggctatttaaccatggccagtgtcgagtaggaaaagtgaaaacaaaataggctacttgacctaatttttttcttcatgctaatcgcttcttaatcattcatttttacaaaaaaaactaatattttaatattttgcacagtaaaaagtatatattaagtctatggtaaaaaccatagacttaatatatacggtactgtcgtatagaccacctgacaacccgaaaatgcgtgaccattttcgatctgtcaatgtgtgcgtgtgctagtgatgtatattttactatcgatagtatagtattttgctatcgatagtatagtccgttcgagttattttacctgagtttctataagaaataaataatatgcaactttgacagatttgtatttcaaattagatatcataaattttaattggcaaaaaaaggtgacgattgaaaagtagatacacgttttcttttggaatgatttttcaatcgtcggatatgttatgacatgaggttcttataggggtaaataatatacacataacacattataaagttacttatttattactcaggtaaaatctatctggtaaatcagcccttacattgaaagtaaacgttgaaagtataCAACAcacaatagtatattatattttattcttaaattaaatacatatcataaaatataacattattttttattacaattattttgaactgacttccaaacaggaggagtctagacgttcgcctgtggatatattttttatgtatgttcaacgattactccgccgtttataaaccgattttcaaaatttttcttttgttgtacattgtattgttccgagtaggtatcatgttcacaaaagtggtggtctagtgatggaaaccatgagtgactccttgatattcaaatgggaactttcgattaataaatttaaaaaagtagtcaaagaacgttttgtgccaaagcctataataaggtcaatgatttcataaacgatgccacatcttgggagtagaatgctgactgcttgcaaggctacttctaatttttagttacagcattgtaaattgtattttaaaagattattttttctctcactttttaccaaaaaaaagtttttttggtaaaaagtgggccccgtgcgagtttcttacgccggttcttctcgtcggcttagttcttgaaccggtggtaggcaccatgtattctgaaaatatattttattttagatttgttcagaaataaagcaattttgatttcgattttttaaaacaccaactgtaagtatagaaaaccttaaggacagctaaaaatagtaaaattattatttttaaacaaaaaattaaaaccgacttgcaaggtaatgacaatagtaatattatacttaaatgaactaaaaagtattaaataattcttattctgtactcagtattaattctgttctcaatcttcattattttgcaatcggtgccagctaacctaatcgccagttctctgacagaataggtgtaactgcaacttatatacttaggactggtaccgacttcaaaattatgaagattgagtacagaataaggattatttaatactttttagttcatttaagtataatcttaaatgaactaaaaagcaaaaattacttataattgcttatttttaataattgcttcagtaacaagtgcaacagtatgtcaaacttgtacaaataaagttgggatagctcctttaacaaccaaaatagtatttattctactttttctttaaaaattttcaatgaaatgtttgctacatattgttaaatttttcttgggattccaaccaacacgcccaattaatttcagccattttcctattattagaggatcttgaaagaatctgtaaaacaaatgattatgatatataaatataaaccttcctctagttttagagtgactctatattatagtagttatattatattagctatattatactatactatattatattagttaaaataaaataagataatattatgtcctttttagtccggccgcacattatccgaatttctgatcacaaaaattcggacgacccgccccgctcatacattatgacacgtcagaaattcttttagtatgatgggtctacaacaaaatgtatgaacagagtgcgttccgccgggcgtccgaatttttctgatcagaaatttcggataatgtgtggctgggcttaaggtgataaatataaaggtaaatgatttttattttagttttatgttattgtaaaatatcgataaacatatcgataaatttgattcaagcactagcgtatatgtaaaaaattttgatgaaaaatttttcttcaaaatttgtgtaatataagaacaatagtacctttagttacgcaaaatatgaaagtaaaagggaggattcacaatattttatttgaaatagagaactaaagacagaatatagcaaaaataaacatatcGTAGCAATTatgacatgaagattaattacctgtaaaatgtatatttttcaggattattcttatgatttacactgcagaCACTTACCGCACAAGtcactatttttaaatataataatatttattaaaaataacaaacaaattgaacaatatattggaaataccgaaagggcataaaaacgactgacgacttttgacgacctgtcaaataattccataaaggattttcttctctctcgcactctttgttggtctttagcattataggtttatggtaaaaacccataaaaatgttgtttgaaaaatatgccttgtaaatggcgccgaaaacaaagtccgccatagtgtgacgtcataggttttgtattttaagctctctttattgaacatttttatatgctaaatgtacgcgtctaaaagtgcccaaaaattgtaaaaaaattaaataagaaattagaattaatcatttgtaatgttgaaaacttttggacaaaagttttggccatttcatttcccgtctttcataaatggagataatttataaaactgacgttttatttgaattattcaagaaaatatattttacaaatctttctaggcttattcttattatttatgtacaaatgaactaacatataacgagcgcgataaataaaagatattaaattacgagtgtgatgacgtcacatctaattcggaagtaccgcaaaagcgttgtCGACAGTACAAatcttattttcataaaatcatattttcaaatcgactttatttatcaaccataagcttttatttgatgataagggtgaaataccgTTTCCTAGGCCAACttctattataaatatgtatttgttcaatgaaattgaacataggtcaagtagcctactCTCATTTCTATTTTCTCTTTCAAGTTTCAGGCTAGCATAGCAGTGTCTGACCCAATGTCTGACCACATAGCAGATTGTTGACTAAAAATCGTGTGTTGTGCTGTGCCGCTGTGCGgtgagtggtgactggtgaccGGTGACGTTGCGTGTATAAACGGTACATAGAAATGTATGGTGCCCAGAGTTGTCACCGTATTTTGTCGTGTGACGTGTCGTGAGTTGTAACTCGTGTCGTGGCTCGTGGGAAAACGATATTTAAGGGATATTATAGGCTACAGCGCGTGGCTTTGCTTTCAATATGCCTATATTTTCATCTATCCTCATTCCTCAAAGCACTTTGTTGCTGAATATAATTATGAATGTTCATTTAGATTTGAACCGGGCTTCAtcatttgaaatataatatgaaaacgaCTTGTCGGACTCGTCAGGCAAACgttttcgaaattcgaaatatttgtaatttcttcttcttcttcttttggcgtaagccccATTCCCCATTTAGGAGTAAAAAAACTTTCTGTCATGAACACCTTTCaagtgtcaaatgtcaatgtcgAATCGCCAGtgtcaattttcaaaatttatcgGGTGACGGGTCGGTTTTTGCGATTTTACGCTTGATttctagaaataaataaatcgataaattattaattgataaatACCCAAAAAAGAAATGTTCCAACGTTACAAAAACAATGTATTAGTAGTTTAAACACAAAATCTTCGGAACGCATACAGATTTCGTAGTTTATTATGAAAGTTGATTTCGTATGTTTTTAAAGCCGAATATATTTAGAATTTTGAATATAAATTCATTAGAAAACATAAAAATGTCACAAAAAATAGTGTTAATGGCTTGTGGTAGCTACAGTCCTCCGACTTATATGCATCTCAGAATGTTTGGTAAGTTTAACTGTTGgacctaaaatttaaaaatattgagtcATTCCTATCTTGCAAAAATAACTGATGAAatcaagattataatattaaataagtagtaCAAAAATGATCTCATTccttattttagttttttttttcatatgttattaagtatatcttcattattatgtatttggggcaaaataaattaaatattttggtaGTTACATTACCactacaaaatttttaaaatgtttactgATAATATGGAAATATGGTAAAATGAATATAGTAATAACATAATGATGCTTGTAAGTTTGTTTCTGGGTTACTGTGATAATTACATAAGTTTTAACCTTGGTATCATAtcaattgtttacataaaattaataatattctatagtctatactgtGACTGTGATAAGaacataatcattatttatttgagAGTAAATACTATAGATTGCCTGCAACTTTGCTTACTCGGAAGTTAGTTTATGATTCCAGAGCCATTACATTTtctatactaagggcctgtttcaccacttcctgataaggctatccaccaattaacttgacagatcaagtatggagaatctgtcaaaaaagttgtgaatagcctattaggcactttatcagaaagtggtgaaacaggccctaaaactaATGTGTACTTTACTTTATTTCTTTACACTTAAGACACTTACAAGTTAGGTCCTCAGATCAAacaaaaactcttttttttgGTCTGAGCTTACAACATGTGCAAGTAAATTGTGCACCCCACtgaatttttgcaaatgttttgCAAGAACCTTATGTGCACTAGAAAACTATGCATTGTCTCTGCAAAATTTGAATGTAAAGGAATCTTGTTGTAGGCGTATTGTAGACTTTTAGATCATGTTATGTATaaaatttaaccaaaaaaaaattctgaatttcatgtttttgtttgaatataagtaaacaaaaaaataatgaaatgcaattattattagtgtcatttttttattataagagaAAATcactagtatatatatatataaaaactagctgttgcccgagactttgtccgcgtggacgtagtatatatattatagttgttcccgtttATCAATTGATCATTGAGTCGTTTATGctcaaatcagaaaagtatattgtgtgggaaccgcacatttttccgggacataaaatattccttgtccaagattcaaattagtagctccaatctccatgccaaatttcatcaaaatagtttaggcgtgaatcataaaagtttattgtgcgggaaccgtatattttctgggataagaagtatcccttgtcctttctcgagactgaaagtattgccatacttaccaaatttcatcaaaatagattgattAGTTTAGttgataatcataaaagtttattgtacgggaaccatacattttccgggacaaaattagtacttattccttttcctttcccgagactcaatgtatctccataccaaattccatcaaaatagattgaatagtttaggcgcaaatcataaaagtatattgtgcagtaaccgtacatttttccgggacaaaatgtatcctatgttctttttcgggactcaaagtatccttataccaaatttcagcaatatggatccagccgtttacgcgtgatgtcgtgatcacgttccgcgcagcttcgcccgcgtaatttagatatttcacagacaaattagtccacaaaaaatagcctgtgatccttcacgtggtctacttcttatctgtgccaaataacagaaaaaattctccagtggttcttgagataagccctttcaaataatttcccccgttttattccacattttcgtctatttcttcgctcctgttagtcttagcgtgataaaatatagcctatagcctttctcgataaatgggctatctaacactgaaataatttttcaaattggaccagtagttcctgagatttgctcgttcaaataagccctttcaaatatgttaccccattttttctacattttcgtctatttcttagctcctgttagtctaagcgtgataaaatgtagcctataacctttctcaataaatgggctatctaacactgaaataatttttcaaatcggacgagtagttcctgagattagccctttcatataatttcccactttttttccacattgtcctctatttcttagctcctattagttttagcgtgataaaatatagcctatatatagcctttctcgataaatgggctatctaacattgaaagaatttttcaaatcggaccagtagttcctgagattagcgcgttcaaataagcgctttcatataatttcccccgtttttttcacattttactctatttattcgctactattagtcttagcgtaataaaatatagcctatagccttcctcattcaatgggctatctaacactg encodes:
- the LOC121737825 gene encoding zinc finger protein on ecdysone puffs-like isoform X1 — encoded protein: MANRRPQPGNRRMDFGRNDRNKNFRSGVSPWQGGGPGNDLPNLLPLAGGSTEATLALASNIINLLQPRQNPVPSLLDMPMRRDFGPNMGRYDRGYPPNRMGNQGNFRRTGNYNRAGERINTNRKPFRPNDGPRQPNKNAQRKEADPKPKVKASDEKETEGEASKEQKEAPKTRYDDINPQLLRCHICNKSMWDGRSFENHLSGRAHAIMMQKTAESYALTADTMRQEFKIREIKRTRKTGQHPPRDFYCAMCDMYAADGAIHRTTVGHRKLKKYLHPTCAGCHKEMPTRIELDEHRLTVEHLREMQNKQEVVTKPKPEVMVISTLNMEQMYLREDPPQRRRFNKDDNDDSNKEGDEIKKEADDGEAEDKPQEEDTTTKKPPMDTEDTVLDYNDGDDLSHLTPEMVPAYSTERGVGASFLQEFRCYQCKLCRKLLDSEETAEVHLRTWRHHRLFVRLLAEKSGKETPGESNKRPHNSDDTGNWKRRKTDDDNGGQDKDNADNGQGDDNGGNDNGDNDVQVKSETKNDEEELLANGEQETANEDDLEDWENTVDEILQNEDNEEPAEETAEEQTQVEEEPEPAPEPEPAPEPEPEPDTKPESPAKVARTPRGRGRGRRRY